A single region of the Xenopus laevis strain J_2021 chromosome 4L, Xenopus_laevis_v10.1, whole genome shotgun sequence genome encodes:
- the LOC108713772 gene encoding C-Jun-amino-terminal kinase-interacting protein 1 isoform X2: protein MESSDDEGSWLENQWENWLTHDITLEEFEDEDLSEITEITDECGISLHCNDGQHCKSRLRREPGPAPGGGGAASRIQAEMLQLDLIDAGHITEEESGPPAEPRPKLPPSMDTYRPKRPTTLNLFSQAAPRTQDTLNNNSSVKKYSWQDRVSRSSSPLKTGETSPSNEHVCLSDEGNPPAVTQDRGTSTDTPCRRHTSTQSTTDSSNRSSSRCHLDSHRDRIRYQTDVRLEPTEEIFLTPVQRSSDPPESERPFVSQAGPCRMSVSSDADINVRTTNGGRQQLSISEEETEDGVGYLGCPGRGTGPQDLQRASVSSDTSGLSYDSVKYTLVVDENVQLQLVSLRQCYGGYSDDSDSGTVYDNCVSSPYESAIGEEYEEEEDEDNVGGAGREDDRVRRSMCLSESSTPDGDISYSKKFLNVFMNGRTRCTGAESFGLFSCLINGEEREQTHRAVFRFMPRHPDELELKVEDPLLVEIQAEDYWYEAYNMRTGERGIFPAYYAVQVTKEPDPIAESRAPNWVDQFWLKFLGSVQVPYHKGTDVLCSAMQKIAVSRRLTVLSNPPSNCILEISMRGVKIAVQGEDPLDHSQVNTCSHFFQLKNISFCGYHPKNSKYFGFITKHPSDHRFACHVFVSEESTKPLAESVGRAFQQFYKEFVEYTCPTEDIYLE from the exons ATGGAGTCCAGTGATGATGAGGGCAGTTGGCTGGAGAACCAGTGGGAGAACTG GCTCACACACGATATCACGCTGGAGGAGTTTGAGGATGAAGATTTATCGGAAATCACCGAGATCACAGATGAATGTGGGATTAGTTTGCACTGTAATGACGGCCAGCACTGCAAG AGCCGCCTGCGTCGTGAGCCTGGTCCAGCCCCAGGAGGAGGGGGAGCTGCCAGTCGGATCCAGGCGGAGATGCTGCAGTTGGACTTAATCGATGCTGGCCACATCACCGAAGAGGAGAGCGGTCCCCCTGCTGAGCCCCGACCTAAGCTCCCTCCATCCATGGACACCTACAGACCTAAGAGACCGACCACCCTCAACCTGTTCTCCCAGGCAGCACCACGGACCCAG GACACCCTGAATAATAACTCTTCTGTGAAGAAATATAGTTGGCAGGACCGAGTGTCCCGCTCCTCGTCTCCACTGAAGACAG GCGAGACCAGCCCCTCCAATGAGCACGTGTGTCTGAGTGATGAGGGAAACCCACCTGCAGTCACGCAAGACCGAGGCACCTCCACAGATACCCCCTGTCGGCGTCACACCTCTACCCAAAGCACCACAGACTCTTCCAACCGTTCCTCCAGCAGATGCCACCTGGATTCCCACCGAGACCGTATCCGTTATCAGACTGATGTGAGGCTGGAGCCCACAGAGGAGATTTTCCTGACTCCTGTGCAAAGGAGCTCGGACCCTCCAGAGTCTGAAAGACCCTTTGTCTCACAAGCTGGACCCTGTCGCATGTCGGTCAGCTCGGACGCAGACATTAATGTTCGCACAACCAATGGGGGGCGTCAGCAGCTGTCCATTAGCGAGGAGGAAACAGAGGATGGGGTGGGATACCTTGGGTGCCCAGGCAGGGGAACAGGTCCTCAGGACCTTCAAAGGGCTTCAGTAAGTTCAGACACCAGTGGCCTATCTTATGACTCTGTGAAATACACCTTGGTGGTAGACGAGAATgtacagttgcagttggtcagcCTGAGGCAGTGCTACGGAGGCTACAGCGACGACAGCGACAGTGGCACAGTGTATGACAACTGTGTCTCCTCACCCTATGAGTCTGCCATTGGGGAGGAGTAtgaagaggaggaagatgaggaTAACGTTGGAGGTGCAGGGCGGGAAGATGACCGGGTTAGAAGGTCCATGTGCCTTTCAGAATCTTCAACTCCAGACGGTGACATCTCCTATTCCAAAAAGTTCCTCAATGTCTTCATGAATGGGCGTACGCGGTGCACCG GCGCAGAGTCCTTTGGCTTATTTTCGTGCCTGATAAACGGTGAAGAGCGGGAGCAGACACATCGAGCCGTATTCAG GTTCATGCCCCGTCACCCTGATGAGCTGGAGCTGAAGGTCGAAGACCCCCTGTTGGTGGAGATTCAGGCAGAAGACTACTGGTATGAGGCATATAACATGCGCACTGGGGAGCGTGGGATCTTTCCTGCTTATTACGCTGTACAGGTGACCAAGGAGCCGGATCCCATTGCAG AAAGCAGAGCTCCTAATTGGGTGGATCAATTCTGGTTGAAGTTCCTGGGTTCTGTGCAGGTTCCGTATCACAAAGGGACTGATGTTCTCTGCTCTGCTATGCAAAAG ATCGCAGTATCCCGCCGCCTCACGGTGCTGTCCAACCCCCCGTCCAACTGTATCCTAGAGATAAGCATGCGAGGAGTGAAAATTGCAGTGCAGGGAGAAGACCCCCTGGATCACAGCCAG GTGAACACATGCAGTCACTTCTTCCAGCTAAAGAATATTTCCTTCTGTGGCTATCACCCCAAGAATAGCAA ATATTTTGGTTTTATCACTAAACACCCTTCGGATCATCGCTTCGCTTGCCATGTTTTCGTCTCAGAGGAATCTACTAAGCCCTTGGCAGAGTCTGTCGG AAGAGCCTTCCAGCAGTTCTACAAAGAGTTTGTGGAGTATACGTGTCCCACAGAAGACATCTATCTGGAATAA
- the LOC108713772 gene encoding C-Jun-amino-terminal kinase-interacting protein 1 isoform X1 translates to MAEREKTATTPAGSSPFLGLHLASPPHFRLTHDITLEEFEDEDLSEITEITDECGISLHCNDGQHCKSRLRREPGPAPGGGGAASRIQAEMLQLDLIDAGHITEEESGPPAEPRPKLPPSMDTYRPKRPTTLNLFSQAAPRTQDTLNNNSSVKKYSWQDRVSRSSSPLKTGETSPSNEHVCLSDEGNPPAVTQDRGTSTDTPCRRHTSTQSTTDSSNRSSSRCHLDSHRDRIRYQTDVRLEPTEEIFLTPVQRSSDPPESERPFVSQAGPCRMSVSSDADINVRTTNGGRQQLSISEEETEDGVGYLGCPGRGTGPQDLQRASVSSDTSGLSYDSVKYTLVVDENVQLQLVSLRQCYGGYSDDSDSGTVYDNCVSSPYESAIGEEYEEEEDEDNVGGAGREDDRVRRSMCLSESSTPDGDISYSKKFLNVFMNGRTRCTGAESFGLFSCLINGEEREQTHRAVFRFMPRHPDELELKVEDPLLVEIQAEDYWYEAYNMRTGERGIFPAYYAVQVTKEPDPIAESRAPNWVDQFWLKFLGSVQVPYHKGTDVLCSAMQKIAVSRRLTVLSNPPSNCILEISMRGVKIAVQGEDPLDHSQVNTCSHFFQLKNISFCGYHPKNSKYFGFITKHPSDHRFACHVFVSEESTKPLAESVGRAFQQFYKEFVEYTCPTEDIYLE, encoded by the exons GCTCACACACGATATCACGCTGGAGGAGTTTGAGGATGAAGATTTATCGGAAATCACCGAGATCACAGATGAATGTGGGATTAGTTTGCACTGTAATGACGGCCAGCACTGCAAG AGCCGCCTGCGTCGTGAGCCTGGTCCAGCCCCAGGAGGAGGGGGAGCTGCCAGTCGGATCCAGGCGGAGATGCTGCAGTTGGACTTAATCGATGCTGGCCACATCACCGAAGAGGAGAGCGGTCCCCCTGCTGAGCCCCGACCTAAGCTCCCTCCATCCATGGACACCTACAGACCTAAGAGACCGACCACCCTCAACCTGTTCTCCCAGGCAGCACCACGGACCCAG GACACCCTGAATAATAACTCTTCTGTGAAGAAATATAGTTGGCAGGACCGAGTGTCCCGCTCCTCGTCTCCACTGAAGACAG GCGAGACCAGCCCCTCCAATGAGCACGTGTGTCTGAGTGATGAGGGAAACCCACCTGCAGTCACGCAAGACCGAGGCACCTCCACAGATACCCCCTGTCGGCGTCACACCTCTACCCAAAGCACCACAGACTCTTCCAACCGTTCCTCCAGCAGATGCCACCTGGATTCCCACCGAGACCGTATCCGTTATCAGACTGATGTGAGGCTGGAGCCCACAGAGGAGATTTTCCTGACTCCTGTGCAAAGGAGCTCGGACCCTCCAGAGTCTGAAAGACCCTTTGTCTCACAAGCTGGACCCTGTCGCATGTCGGTCAGCTCGGACGCAGACATTAATGTTCGCACAACCAATGGGGGGCGTCAGCAGCTGTCCATTAGCGAGGAGGAAACAGAGGATGGGGTGGGATACCTTGGGTGCCCAGGCAGGGGAACAGGTCCTCAGGACCTTCAAAGGGCTTCAGTAAGTTCAGACACCAGTGGCCTATCTTATGACTCTGTGAAATACACCTTGGTGGTAGACGAGAATgtacagttgcagttggtcagcCTGAGGCAGTGCTACGGAGGCTACAGCGACGACAGCGACAGTGGCACAGTGTATGACAACTGTGTCTCCTCACCCTATGAGTCTGCCATTGGGGAGGAGTAtgaagaggaggaagatgaggaTAACGTTGGAGGTGCAGGGCGGGAAGATGACCGGGTTAGAAGGTCCATGTGCCTTTCAGAATCTTCAACTCCAGACGGTGACATCTCCTATTCCAAAAAGTTCCTCAATGTCTTCATGAATGGGCGTACGCGGTGCACCG GCGCAGAGTCCTTTGGCTTATTTTCGTGCCTGATAAACGGTGAAGAGCGGGAGCAGACACATCGAGCCGTATTCAG GTTCATGCCCCGTCACCCTGATGAGCTGGAGCTGAAGGTCGAAGACCCCCTGTTGGTGGAGATTCAGGCAGAAGACTACTGGTATGAGGCATATAACATGCGCACTGGGGAGCGTGGGATCTTTCCTGCTTATTACGCTGTACAGGTGACCAAGGAGCCGGATCCCATTGCAG AAAGCAGAGCTCCTAATTGGGTGGATCAATTCTGGTTGAAGTTCCTGGGTTCTGTGCAGGTTCCGTATCACAAAGGGACTGATGTTCTCTGCTCTGCTATGCAAAAG ATCGCAGTATCCCGCCGCCTCACGGTGCTGTCCAACCCCCCGTCCAACTGTATCCTAGAGATAAGCATGCGAGGAGTGAAAATTGCAGTGCAGGGAGAAGACCCCCTGGATCACAGCCAG GTGAACACATGCAGTCACTTCTTCCAGCTAAAGAATATTTCCTTCTGTGGCTATCACCCCAAGAATAGCAA ATATTTTGGTTTTATCACTAAACACCCTTCGGATCATCGCTTCGCTTGCCATGTTTTCGTCTCAGAGGAATCTACTAAGCCCTTGGCAGAGTCTGTCGG AAGAGCCTTCCAGCAGTTCTACAAAGAGTTTGTGGAGTATACGTGTCCCACAGAAGACATCTATCTGGAATAA